The DNA region CTGATACGAAACATTGACTGTCACATATTTATAGCCAGCTCCATTGACACTGTAAAGCTTGCCGGTGCTTGGGTCTGGCACAATCTCAACGAGCGCCAGATGATTGTCCTGCGTCTTGACGACAATAATGGCTGAGCCCTTCGTCCCATAAACCGCGTCATTCGGAAGGTCGAATGCATTTTGCGAAGCCGTATCCATTTCGGTCTTATAGTCCGAGGAGCGGAAGTTGTTCGCAAGGCCGCCGACAATGTAATTGGCTTTGCCGCTGACCTTCGTATCGCGCCAGCCTGAGCTATGGACGTTACTTGCCACCAGCGAAATGCCGGAGGGAAGCGTCGGGTCGTTCGCGTATGACTCGAGTACAAAATCCGCGGCAGCACCCTGCGAAAGCGGAAGGGTCATGGCCATTTGTGGTCCCAGGGAGAGCCCACTCGGATCGCTCGAACTTGGATCGGCCACCTCGTAGATTCTCAGTCCGTTTGTCCGCTCGGCGGTCATCCAAGTGATGGAATTGGTGTTGCCACCCGCCGTGTGAACGATAAACGTATAAGCCGTTTGCTCCTGCAGGCTGGTCACGTCCATGGCAGATCCGGACGTCGTGCCGAGGAGACTGGTCCCTTGGTAAACGGTGTCCGCATCGACATCGCCGGAGCCGCGGGTCCACATGAGGCTGATCGTATTGCTGTTTTTGGCGAGCACCATGAGAGCACCGGGAGCTCCAGGTGGGGTGGTCGTTCCGGGGCTGGTTGTCGATGTACATCCGGCGACATAGAAGCTGCCGAAGATCGCGCTGGCAATGAGCGCAAGCGTGTAAAGATTGGTTTTGCTCTTATTCATGATTTCGTAAAGTGAGTGTTATGGTAAAAATCTCGTAATGACGGGCGGTCGCCAAATGGCGTACCTCACCTATATATAATTTCCGTGCCGGGATTTTTCCACTAGAAGCGACAAGTTTCTGGCGAAAATGATTCATGCAAAGTGCAGGCCTTCCTGAAGCAATGCACGCTTTCGAGCGAGTTCCCAGGAAAACTGAGCCCATGAGGCACAAATTGGGACTTTTGCAACCCATCGGTCGCACCCCCTTAGTCCCATTCGGACTTCCTTATGCTTAATACGTCACGGTAATGCTCTTGGCGGATGCATTATAAGCAACTCCATAGTTCGTGAGCGCCGAGGGTGCCGGGCCGCTCATCACGTTCCCGTGTAGGTCGAACCGTGACGCGTGGCACGCGCAGAAGATCATTCCGCCGCTTGGTGGATTGACCTGACAGCCCTGGTGGGTACAGAGCATCGAGAGCGCGGTGTAGGTCGTAGCATTCTGCCGAATCACCAGAATTGGCGTACCATCTGGCTGGACGGTCGTGTCCTCCTTGAATGATCCATCTGAAGTGAGATCGGCTACGCTAATGGTCGTCGTTCCGTGTGAGACGCTCGGACCCGTAAGCGAGGAGCAACTCGCAAGGAACTCCGCAAGGGCGCCCGATAATGTGATGCCGGTCAAAACCATGCCGGTCCGTTTGAGAAATTCGCGGCGGCCAACCGCCGTGTCAAGAGAAAAGACGTGTTGTTTCATAATCAAGTAATTTCGAAGTCCTAACTATCCAAACCCATTCGCGTCTCGCTTTAACATGAGAAGCGTTTCATCCTCAGGACACATTTGTGCGCTGTCCCTGTACAATTCTATCCACCGTAGAAATTCTGTGCCTATTCTTCGAACAGCCGTGTTAGGAGGCCCGGTGAAGTTATTCGTTCGATTGTTCCTCACACTGGCTGCGCTGCTGATCGCGGAGCCATTCCTGCGCGCACAGACGAGTTCCGGCACCGTCCAGTGGGCGAGCGAAGTCCTCGGAGTCTCTTCGGAAATCCATAAGCCTGGTGAAAAAGGCTACGGCGCCGAGCAGGTGCTGGGCAAGCCGAATAAATGTCCTGCCGTTGGTGATAGCCCATGCGCCTGGTTGCCTGGCAATGACGCCGACGTCGGGAATCAGGAGGAATGGATCAAGGTCGGATTCGAGCGGCCCATGAAGATTACGCAGGTTGCGGTCGCGGAGAACTTCTATCCGGATGCGATTTCGAAGATTGTCCTGTATGATGAACGTGACCGGGAGCGCGAGAGCTATCCCTCGACTCCGGAATCCGCCGGTCTGACAGAACGGGTGCACCACTTGATCATCAATCGGACCACCTATAATGTGGCGGCGGTAAAGATCGTCCTGCAGCCCGGCCTTGTGGCTGGTCCGAACGAGATTGATGCCATTGGGATCGCGGACTCCTGGACCAAAATCGAAGCCGAAGTCAATGTTATGCCGGATATCCACGTTGGCAACCGTGAGAACCTGGGGCCAGGCATCAACTCGCCATTCGACGAAGTGTTGCCGGTGATTTCTCCCGATGGTAAAACGCTATTTGTGGACCGCAAGAACCATCCGCAGAATTTCAGGCTCAGTCCTGGTTTGATCCGCAGCAACGATACCAACAACGATAACATCTGGTTTTCGTCCGCCGACGCGCGCGGCAACTGGCAGCCCCTGCAAAATATCGGTCCGCTGCTCAATAATGGCTTCGGCTCTTTCGTTGCCTCCGTCACACCGGACGGAAACACGCTCCTGATTGGTGGAAGCTTCCGCTCAAAAGGAGGACGTCCCGGCTCAGAGCATTTCGGATTGTGGCTCACGCATCGAACGAAGACGGGATGGGAGTATCCGGAGGAAGTGATCGTCCGGGATTTCTACACCAATGCGCGCTTCGTCGAATTCTCACTTTCGAACGATGGGCGCTCGATTGTACTTTCGCTGGACCGTGCCGATTCCCGCGGCCATAAGGATCTCTACGTCAGTTTCCTGCAAGGCGATGGCACATGGTCGGCGCCGAAAAATCTCGGATCCATGGTCAACTCCCCGGCCGATGAAGCGACACCGTTCATTGCTGCCGATGGCAAGACCTTGTATTTCGCCTCCGATGGCTTTGCTGGCTATGGCGGGATGGATATGTTCATCACCCGCCGGTTGGATGATACCTGGCAGCATTGGACCGAGCCGCAAAATCTCGGCCCACAACTTAATACTCCCGGCTGGGATGCATACTACACCGTGCCGGCATCCGGAGAGTACGCATACTTTGTTTCTACCGAGAATTCCTATGGTGCCGGCGACATCTTTCGCGTCAAACTTCCGGAGGCGCTTAAGCCACAGGCTGTCGTGCTCATTAGTGGCAAAGTGCTCGATGCCAAAACGGGCAAGCCTGTGAGTGCCGCGATCAAATACGAAGACCTCTCCGCCGGCCAGGAGATCGGGGGCGCGAGTACGAATCCTTCGACCGGCATTTACAAGATCACGTTGCCCGCCGGGAAAAATTATGGATATCGGGCGATAGCGCCAGGTTATATCGCCGTTAGCGAAAATCTCGATCTCAGGGAAGCGCACGATTATCAAGAACTTGAGCGCGATCTCACGCTGGTACCGATCCAGAAGGGCGAGATTGTCCGGATCAACAACATTTTCTTCGAAACGGGAAAGGCTGAACTTCGGCCCGAATCCTATCCGGAGTTAGACCGGCTCGTGCAATTGTTGAAAGACCGCCCGGAAATGGAAATTGCAATTGGCGGTCATACCGATACCGTCGGTACCCCTGTTGCGAACCAGCAACTTTCTGAAGCGCGTGCAACTTCGGTCGAAGCATATCTTATCCGAAAGGGAATCGCGGCCCGGCGACTTCGAGCAAAAGGCTATGGCGAGACACAGCCCATCGCCACGAATGCGACTGATGAGGGCCGGCGGCAAAACCGAAGAGTGGAATTTACAATTGTGAAGTAGCTGATCCATTCGGAATATTTCCTTACTCTTGGCAGTTCCTCTCCAGTCACACGGAGGCCTTATGAAGCATGTTGTCACTTCTGCTATTATTGATTGGGCATTGGTCGTCCTCGTCGTCTCTGGTTGCCGTCATGCTCCAACCGGGCCAGGAAATGATTCGACTTCCATCGTCGGGATGCAGTCCTTCACTCATGCAAGGATCACTCTGACCGCCACAAATTTCTTTACCACGTCGCCCTATGTGCCCGGCTGGTATGACGACACGTATGACACGTCCGAGCAATGGGAGATGGCCATGCATCAGACGGCCCAGTGGAACGGCAACGCTCTCCTTGACGATGGTACCGTAAACGATAGTACCCCACCTAACGCCGCGTTTTCCTCCAATTACTTGCAGACTGTGAGCGATTCGTTCGCGATCGTTACCTCGGCCGATGGCAAGACGATCCAGTCGTTCAGCGCAATCATCGATAGTGGGTGGAATTACTACGGGAACACCTACGTCACGAGTCGGCGTACGCTTACGGGAGTCTCAATCCCTCTTGTATCGAGTTCACCAACCAGCATGGTATTCGCGCTCTCAGGGAATACGGTCAAAGACCATCTCAATAACATGACGTTTAATCTTTTCAGTCATAATGGCTGCTCCAGCTCTTGGAAGGAAACCACCTACGACTCGACGAATTGGCAGGATCCGACCTCAACGCCCAGGCTCACGATTACCCTGACAAAGTAGGCACATCCTGACCTCGGCGGAAGACCTAAGGCTGGTTCAAACGGAAGGCCGCAATTCCGTGTTTGGGGTCGTATGCTTCTCGATCTTCCCGTCGTCGACACCCCGACCGCACTCCCGGAGGCTCCGCCGCGTCAGGCGCGCCCGGATTGGCTCAAAGTTAAGCTGCCCTCCGGCGAAACCCACGACCACCTCAAACGGCTCATGCGCTCGAAGAGCCTGCACACCGTCTGTGAGGAAGCACGATGCCCGAACATGGGCGAGTGCTGGAATGCCGGCACGGCGACCTTCATGATCCTCGGCGACACTTGCACGCGGTCCTGCGGATTTTGCGCCATCAAGACCGGGCGCCCCAGTGCACTCGATTCCGATGAACCGCGGCACGTTGCTGAAGCCATTCGATCGATGAAGATCAAGCACGCAGTCATCACGAGTGTCAATCGCGATGAGCTAAAGGACGGTGGCTCGATTCTCTTTGCCGAGACGATCCGGCAGGTACGCACGCTTAATCCAGGCACGACGATCGAAGTACTCATTCCGGACTTCAAGGGTAAGCCTGAATGCCTGGACAGGATTCTGGAGGCTGGCCCGGACATTCTGAATCATAACACCGAGACGGTCCCGAGCTTATATCGCACGGTAAGGCCGCAAGCGAAATATCAATGGACGCTTGCCGTCCTTCGTCGCGCGAAGCAAGCTGGTTTCAACACCAAGACTGGCATTATGCTGGGACTTGGTGAAGAACGTGAAGAGTTGCTCCACGTAATGCGCGATCTGGCCGAAGTGAAAGTGGACATCCTCACGCTTGGGCAGTATCTTCAACCGACAAAAGCCCATCTGCCAGTCAATCGCTATGTACCTCCCAGCGAGTTCTTAGAGCTGCATGACCGCGGTATGGAGATGGGCTTCCACATCGTCGAAGCCGGCCCGCTCGTTAGAAGTTCGTATCACGCAGAGCGACATGTCTAATGACACACTTCGATTGATGAATGACAAGTGGTGCTCAATTGAGGGCGTTCATTTGTCATTCGTCATTTGTTATATGTAATTCAACTTGCTGGCGCTCTACAATCTGTTCCTCCCCCTACTCCTTGCGCTTGCGCGCATCGCGGGAATATTCAGCCAAAAACTCCGGCGTGGCCTGAGTGGACGCAACGGGCTGATCGAACATGTCAGGTCGCATTATGCGGCAGCACAAATTCACGGTTCACGCATTATTATTCACGTTGCGTCCTACGGTGAACTCGAGCAAGCAAAGCCAGTAATCGCGGCAATTCGAAAGCAGTATCCCTATGTGCACATTCATCTTACATTCTTCTCCCCAAGCGGCTATGAGAATGTGATCGGGAAATACATGGAGGTGGATTATATCAGCTACTCACCACTTGACATTCGCAGTGAAGTCTCCACTTTCTTGAACGCGGTGCAACCGGACCTCGCGCTCTTCGCCCGCTATGATGTTTGGCCGAACATGGCGATGGAGCTGTCACTTCGCAATATTCCAACAATCCTCTTTGCGGCAACGGCTGCGGAGGAATCGCGTCGGATGATGCCACTGGTGCGGTCGCTTCACAAAGCAGT from Bacteroidota bacterium includes:
- the lipA gene encoding lipoyl synthase; this encodes MLLDLPVVDTPTALPEAPPRQARPDWLKVKLPSGETHDHLKRLMRSKSLHTVCEEARCPNMGECWNAGTATFMILGDTCTRSCGFCAIKTGRPSALDSDEPRHVAEAIRSMKIKHAVITSVNRDELKDGGSILFAETIRQVRTLNPGTTIEVLIPDFKGKPECLDRILEAGPDILNHNTETVPSLYRTVRPQAKYQWTLAVLRRAKQAGFNTKTGIMLGLGEEREELLHVMRDLAEVKVDILTLGQYLQPTKAHLPVNRYVPPSEFLELHDRGMEMGFHIVEAGPLVRSSYHAERHV
- a CDS encoding OmpA family protein codes for the protein MKLFVRLFLTLAALLIAEPFLRAQTSSGTVQWASEVLGVSSEIHKPGEKGYGAEQVLGKPNKCPAVGDSPCAWLPGNDADVGNQEEWIKVGFERPMKITQVAVAENFYPDAISKIVLYDERDRERESYPSTPESAGLTERVHHLIINRTTYNVAAVKIVLQPGLVAGPNEIDAIGIADSWTKIEAEVNVMPDIHVGNRENLGPGINSPFDEVLPVISPDGKTLFVDRKNHPQNFRLSPGLIRSNDTNNDNIWFSSADARGNWQPLQNIGPLLNNGFGSFVASVTPDGNTLLIGGSFRSKGGRPGSEHFGLWLTHRTKTGWEYPEEVIVRDFYTNARFVEFSLSNDGRSIVLSLDRADSRGHKDLYVSFLQGDGTWSAPKNLGSMVNSPADEATPFIAADGKTLYFASDGFAGYGGMDMFITRRLDDTWQHWTEPQNLGPQLNTPGWDAYYTVPASGEYAYFVSTENSYGAGDIFRVKLPEALKPQAVVLISGKVLDAKTGKPVSAAIKYEDLSAGQEIGGASTNPSTGIYKITLPAGKNYGYRAIAPGYIAVSENLDLREAHDYQELERDLTLVPIQKGEIVRINNIFFETGKAELRPESYPELDRLVQLLKDRPEMEIAIGGHTDTVGTPVANQQLSEARATSVEAYLIRKGIAARRLRAKGYGETQPIATNATDEGRRQNRRVEFTIVK
- a CDS encoding Rieske (2Fe-2S) protein; protein product: MKQHVFSLDTAVGRREFLKRTGMVLTGITLSGALAEFLASCSSLTGPSVSHGTTTISVADLTSDGSFKEDTTVQPDGTPILVIRQNATTYTALSMLCTHQGCQVNPPSGGMIFCACHASRFDLHGNVMSGPAPSALTNYGVAYNASAKSITVTY